One window from the genome of Helicobacter pylori encodes:
- the tlpD gene encoding chemotaxis chemoreceptor TlpD: MFGNKQLQLQISQKDSEITELKKEVNLYQSLLNLCLHEGFVGIKNNKVVFKSGNLASLNNLEEQSVHFKENAESVNLQGVSYSLKSQNIDGVQYFSLAKKIGGVGEYHKSDLFKTFCASLKEGLENAQESMQYFHQETGLLLNAAKNGEAHSTEGLGTVNKTGQDIESLYEKMQNATSLADSLNQRSNEITQVISLIDDIAEQTNLLALNAAIEAARAGEHGRGFAVVADEVRKLAEKTQKATKEIAVVVKSMQQEANDIQTNTHDINSIVGSIKGDVEELKSTVKNNMIVAQAAKYTIYNINNRVFCGLAKLDHVVFKNNLYGMVFGLNSFDITSHKNCRLGKWYYEGAGKENFSNTSGYRALESHHASVHAEANDLVKAVQEDHITDLKYLEHKVHLMEDSAKHVKENIDKMFYEKQDELNKIIEKIQKGE, from the coding sequence ATGTTTGGGAATAAGCAGTTGCAACTTCAAATCAGTCAGAAAGATTCTGAAATTACGGAGTTAAAAAAGGAAGTCAATCTCTATCAAAGCCTTTTAAATTTGTGCTTGCATGAAGGTTTTGTAGGCATTAAAAACAATAAAGTGGTTTTTAAGAGCGGGAATCTTGCAAGCTTAAACAATTTAGAAGAACAAAGCGTTCATTTTAAAGAAAACGCAGAGAGCGTTAATTTGCAAGGGGTTTCTTATTCTTTAAAAAGCCAAAATATTGACGGCGTGCAGTATTTTTCACTAGCCAAAAAAATAGGGGGTGTGGGGGAATACCATAAAAGCGATTTGTTTAAAACTTTTTGCGCGAGCTTAAAAGAGGGCTTAGAGAATGCGCAAGAAAGCATGCAGTATTTCCATCAAGAAACCGGCTTGCTCTTAAATGCGGCTAAAAATGGCGAAGCGCATTCTACTGAAGGGTTAGGGACCGTTAATAAAACGGGTCAAGACATTGAATCGCTTTATGAAAAGATGCAAAACGCCACTTCGTTAGCGGACTCCCTAAACCAACGGAGCAATGAAATCACTCAGGTCATTTCTTTGATTGATGATATTGCAGAGCAAACCAATCTCTTAGCCCTAAATGCCGCTATTGAGGCTGCAAGAGCGGGCGAGCATGGGAGAGGGTTTGCGGTGGTGGCTGATGAGGTGAGAAAACTCGCTGAAAAAACCCAAAAAGCCACTAAAGAAATCGCCGTTGTGGTTAAAAGCATGCAACAAGAAGCCAACGATATTCAAACCAACACCCACGATATTAATTCTATTGTAGGCTCTATTAAGGGCGATGTAGAAGAGCTTAAATCCACCGTAAAAAATAACATGATTGTCGCGCAAGCGGCAAAATACACCATCTACAATATCAATAACCGGGTGTTTTGCGGTCTAGCCAAACTCGATCATGTGGTCTTTAAAAACAACCTTTATGGCATGGTTTTTGGCCTTAACTCCTTTGATATTACCAGCCATAAGAATTGCCGTTTAGGCAAATGGTATTATGAGGGCGCGGGCAAAGAGAATTTTTCCAACACTTCAGGCTATAGAGCTTTAGAAAGCCACCATGCGAGCGTGCATGCTGAAGCTAATGATTTGGTTAAAGCCGTTCAAGAAGACCACATTACCGATTTAAAATACCTAGAACATAAAGTGCATTTAATGGAAGATAGTGCTAAACATGTCAAAGAAAATATTGATAAGATGTTTTACGAAAAACAAGATGAACTCAATAAAATCATTGAAAAAATTCAAAAAGGCGAATGA
- a CDS encoding 3-methyladenine DNA glycosylase yields the protein MLDSFEVLKALKSLDLLKNAPSWWWPNALKFEALLGAVLTQNTKFEAVLKSLENLKNAFILENDDEINLKKIAYIEFSKLAECVRPSGFYNQKAKRLIDLSKNILKDFQSFENFKQEVTREWLLDQKGIGKESADAILCYACAKEVMVVDKYSYLFLKKLGIEIEDYDELQHFFEKGVQENLNAALALYENTIPLAQLYARFHGKIVEFSKQKLELKL from the coding sequence GTGTTGGATAGTTTTGAGGTTTTAAAGGCTTTAAAGAGTTTGGATTTATTGAAAAACGCCCCTTCTTGGTGGTGGCCTAACGCTTTGAAATTTGAAGCTTTATTAGGGGCGGTTTTAACGCAAAATACTAAATTTGAAGCCGTTTTGAAATCTTTAGAAAATCTAAAAAACGCTTTCATTTTAGAAAATGATGATGAGATCAATCTTAAAAAAATCGCTTATATAGAGTTTTCAAAGCTTGCAGAGTGTGTCCGCCCTAGCGGGTTTTATAACCAAAAAGCCAAACGACTGATTGATTTGAGTAAGAATATTTTAAAAGACTTTCAAAGTTTTGAAAATTTTAAACAAGAAGTAACCAGAGAGTGGCTTTTAGACCAAAAGGGCATTGGCAAAGAAAGCGCGGATGCGATTTTATGTTATGCGTGCGCTAAAGAAGTGATGGTGGTGGATAAATACAGCTATCTTTTTTTAAAAAAATTAGGCATAGAGATAGAAGATTATGACGAATTGCAACATTTTTTTGAAAAAGGCGTTCAAGAGAATTTAAATGCCGCCTTAGCGCTTTATGAAAACACCATTCCTTTAGCGCAACTTTATGCGAGATTCCATGGAAAGATTGTGGAATTTTCCAAACAAAAATTGGAATTAAAACTTTGA
- a CDS encoding ATP-binding cassette domain-containing protein — protein MQTLRDTIKNIPLRTFILLYKSSPKCVVLVSIIVLFVGILPSLNILVMIRLIDIVVNLLQKHTHFEYSLLLPTLLLWGALLFLTHVFSGILSSLQTIIAEQFSINIITQLANKLTQVKNLSFFENKDHTIKLNTIHNGLHIRPLNYVSNLFFNLQRIIGLISLFGILFSISIYLPFIMIFATVPCMFITNHIAKKHSASIDKLQDKKESIQNYLYSGLDNQKNKDNLLFNFMLNFHHKFIETKELYLHNFVKVAQKNLIFTIYADALITILSITLFFLMVFIILSKSIGVGAIAGYIQAFSSTEQQLQDLSFYGKWFFAINKYFENYFCILDYKMPKPETQIKLEEKIHSITFENISFSYPNSKLIFENFNLSLHSDKIYALVGKNASGKTTLINLLLGFYTPNSGQIIINNKYPLQDLELNSYHQQMSAIFQDFSLYAGYSIDDNLFMQNNPTREQLKQKREMLKSFDENFQNCLNDYSNALFGTQYNGIDFSLGQKQRIATIRAFLKPSNCIVLDEPSSAIDPIIEKEFLDFIFKKSQSKMALIITHRMNSVKQADEIIVLDKGKLIEQGNFETLIKKQGLFSELYLKQQY, from the coding sequence ATGCAAACACTAAGGGATACCATAAAAAACATTCCCCTAAGGACTTTTATTTTACTCTACAAAAGCTCACCAAAATGTGTCGTGTTGGTATCAATTATAGTGCTATTTGTCGGCATTCTTCCATCTCTAAATATTCTTGTTATGATAAGATTGATTGATATTGTGGTAAATCTATTACAAAAGCATACGCATTTTGAATACAGCTTGCTATTACCAACTTTGCTACTATGGGGAGCCTTGCTGTTTTTAACGCATGTATTCTCAGGAATTTTATCAAGCTTGCAAACCATTATTGCCGAACAATTTTCTATAAACATCATCACTCAGCTTGCTAATAAGCTCACACAAGTTAAAAATCTAAGTTTTTTTGAGAATAAAGACCATACTATCAAGCTTAACACTATCCATAACGGACTGCACATCCGCCCCCTAAATTATGTCAGTAATCTCTTTTTCAATCTACAACGCATTATAGGGCTTATCAGTCTGTTTGGGATATTATTTTCCATTAGTATTTATCTACCCTTTATAATGATTTTTGCAACAGTTCCTTGCATGTTTATCACTAATCATATAGCAAAAAAACATAGCGCTTCCATAGATAAGCTTCAAGACAAAAAAGAGAGCATACAAAATTATCTATATTCTGGACTAGATAACCAAAAGAACAAGGACAACCTATTATTTAACTTCATGCTAAATTTTCATCATAAATTTATTGAAACCAAAGAATTGTATCTCCATAATTTTGTGAAAGTAGCCCAAAAAAACTTAATATTTACCATATATGCTGATGCTTTAATCACCATTCTAAGTATTACACTATTCTTTCTAATGGTCTTTATTATCCTTTCAAAGTCAATTGGTGTGGGAGCAATTGCTGGGTATATCCAAGCTTTTAGCTCTACTGAGCAGCAACTACAAGATTTATCATTTTATGGAAAGTGGTTTTTTGCTATCAATAAATACTTTGAAAATTATTTCTGTATTTTAGATTACAAAATGCCAAAACCAGAAACACAAATCAAATTAGAAGAAAAAATCCATAGCATTACATTTGAAAATATTAGTTTCTCTTATCCTAATTCAAAACTTATTTTTGAAAACTTTAATCTCTCTTTACACTCTGATAAAATTTATGCACTAGTCGGCAAGAATGCTAGCGGAAAAACCACGCTGATTAATTTATTGTTAGGTTTTTATACCCCAAATTCAGGTCAAATTATCATTAATAACAAATACCCACTACAAGACTTGGAACTAAATAGCTACCATCAACAAATGAGCGCTATATTCCAAGATTTTTCTCTTTATGCTGGGTATAGCATTGATGATAATCTTTTCATGCAAAACAACCCCACAAGAGAGCAATTAAAGCAAAAGAGAGAAATGCTAAAATCTTTTGATGAAAATTTTCAAAATTGTCTTAATGATTATAGCAACGCATTATTTGGAACACAGTATAATGGGATAGATTTTTCTCTGGGTCAAAAGCAACGCATAGCCACTATAAGAGCCTTTTTAAAACCAAGTAATTGCATTGTTTTAGATGAACCAAGCAGCGCTATTGATCCCATTATAGAAAAAGAGTTTTTAGATTTTATTTTTAAAAAATCGCAATCTAAAATGGCTTTAATTATTACACACCGCATGAATAGTGTCAAGCAAGCTGATGAAATTATTGTGTTAGACAAAGGCAAACTTATAGAACAGGGCAACTTTGAAACCCTTATAAAGAAACAGGGCTTATTTTCTGAATTATATTTGAAGCAACAATACTAG
- the hefA gene encoding efflux RND transporter outer membrane subunit HefA, giving the protein MKTIIRYVSLWGLCATLTLAQAPSKTPDEIKQILNNYSHKNLKLIDPPTSSLEATPSFLPSPKETATTINQEIAKYHEKSDKVALGLYELLKGATTNLSLQAQELSVKQAMKNHTIAKAMFLPTLNMNYNFKNENRDTPQFKHYNTQQLQAEVKLNVFNGFSDVNNVKEKSATYRSTVANLEYSRQSVYLQVVQQYYEYFNNLARMIALQKKLEQIKTDIKRVTKLYDEGLTTIDDLQSLKAQGNLSEYDILDIQFALEQNRLTLEYLTNLSVKNLKKTTIDAPNLQLRERQDLVSLREQISALKYQNKKLNYYPTVDVYDSWLYWIQKPAYALGGFGNFFPGQQNTAGVTASMKFFDDIGLSLQKQSIMLGRLANEKNLAYKKLEQEKDEQLYRWSLDIARAKIESSKASLDAANLSFANIKRKYDANLVDFTTYLRGLTTRFDAEVAYNLALNNYEVQKANYIFNSGHKIDDYVH; this is encoded by the coding sequence ATGAAAACTATTATAAGATATGTTAGTTTATGGGGCTTGTGTGCAACTTTAACTCTAGCCCAAGCCCCCTCTAAAACCCCAGATGAAATCAAGCAAATCCTTAACAATTACAGCCATAAGAATTTAAAACTCATTGATCCGCCGACAAGTTCTTTAGAAGCAACACCGAGTTTTTTGCCCTCGCCTAAAGAAACAGCGACCACCATCAATCAAGAGATTGCTAAATACCATGAAAAAAGCGATAAAGTCGCTTTGGGGCTTTATGAATTGCTAAAGGGGGCTACCACTAATCTCAGTTTGCAAGCGCAAGAACTCAGTGTCAAGCAAGCGATGAAAAACCACACCATCGCAAAAGCGATGTTTTTGCCCACTCTTAATATGAACTATAACTTTAAAAATGAAAATAGGGATACTCCGCAATTTAAACATTACAACACGCAACAACTCCAGGCTGAAGTCAAATTGAATGTGTTTAATGGTTTTAGCGATGTGAATAATGTCAAAGAAAAGTCTGCGACTTACCGATCCACTGTGGCTAATTTAGAGTATAGCCGCCAGAGCGTGTATTTGCAAGTGGTGCAACAATATTATGAGTATTTTAACAATCTCGCTCGCATGATCGCTTTACAAAAGAAATTAGAGCAAATCAAAACAGACATTAAAAGGGTTACCAAACTCTATGACGAAGGGCTAACCACGATTGATGATTTGCAAAGCTTAAAAGCGCAAGGGAATTTGAGCGAATACGATATTTTGGACATACAATTTGCTTTGGAGCAAAACCGCTTGACTTTAGAATATCTCACTAACCTCAGTGTGAAAAATTTAAAAAAGACTACGATTGATGCGCCTAATTTGCAATTGAGAGAAAGGCAAGATTTAGTCTCTTTAAGGGAGCAAATTTCCGCACTCAAATACCAAAACAAAAAGCTCAACTATTACCCTACGGTGGATGTTTATGACTCATGGCTTTATTGGATTCAAAAACCCGCTTACGCTTTGGGGGGTTTTGGGAACTTCTTCCCCGGCCAGCAAAATACGGCTGGGGTTACTGCGAGCATGAAATTTTTTGATGATATAGGGTTGAGCTTGCAAAAACAATCCATCATGCTAGGCCGATTAGCGAATGAAAAGAATTTAGCGTATAAAAAATTAGAGCAAGAAAAAGACGAACAGCTTTACAGGTGGTCGCTTGATATTGCCAGAGCCAAGATTGAATCTTCAAAGGCCAGTTTGGATGCGGCTAATCTTTCTTTTGCCAATATTAAAAGGAAATACGACGCTAATTTAGTGGATTTCACCACCTATTTAAGGGGCTTAACCACACGCTTTGATGCGGAAGTGGCTTACAATTTAGCGCTCAACAATTATGAAGTGCAAAAAGCCAATTACATTTTCAACAGCGGGCATAAAATAGACGACTATGTGCATTAA
- a CDS encoding aminotransferase class I/II-fold pyridoxal phosphate-dependent enzyme: MFSKSLEALHHVKRYRKRELFDPSLKDYASNDYLGLSVKKDLLQNAFNKLQSFVSHSPKASMLVNGYHPLHAELEERLADLLGFESALLVGSGFLGNLALIDTLLVKNALLFMDEHYHASGIFSTKIKPNQVIFFSHNDIKDLKQKLFNAPKNKLKFIAIEGVYSMDASIAPYDFYTIVQEIPNAFLIVDEAHSFGTIGENLLGFLEYYRIKEKDKIIKLSTFSKALASYGACVLAPLQVIEFLTNRAKSVIYTTALSLLDTALTLAHLEYFIAQKQKLKNELSKHQQIIFETLGIRTLAGFFTLEFESNPALLNAHHFLKEKGFLVGAIRPPTVSKPLLRVSLSLKNSLEDTKDLANTLLNYSKIQSSFKSG; the protein is encoded by the coding sequence ATGTTTTCTAAATCCTTAGAAGCCTTACACCATGTTAAACGATACCGCAAAAGAGAGTTGTTTGACCCTTCATTAAAGGATTACGCTTCTAATGATTATTTGGGTTTGAGCGTTAAAAAAGACTTGCTTCAAAACGCTTTTAATAAGCTCCAATCCTTTGTTTCTCATTCCCCCAAGGCTTCCATGCTAGTGAATGGCTACCACCCTTTGCATGCAGAATTAGAAGAGCGATTAGCGGATTTGTTGGGGTTTGAAAGCGCTCTTTTAGTGGGGAGTGGTTTTTTGGGCAATCTGGCTTTAATAGACACCCTTTTAGTCAAAAACGCCCTCTTATTCATGGACGAACACTACCATGCGAGCGGGATCTTTAGCACTAAGATTAAGCCTAATCAAGTGATCTTTTTCTCGCACAATGATATTAAAGATTTGAAACAAAAACTCTTTAACGCCCCTAAAAACAAGCTCAAATTCATAGCCATTGAGGGGGTTTATTCTATGGATGCGAGTATCGCTCCTTATGATTTTTATACAATCGTTCAAGAGATTCCTAACGCTTTTTTAATCGTAGATGAAGCCCATAGTTTTGGGACTATCGGCGAGAATTTATTGGGTTTTTTAGAATATTATCGCATCAAAGAAAAAGACAAAATCATTAAGCTCAGCACTTTTTCTAAAGCCCTTGCGAGCTATGGGGCGTGTGTTTTAGCCCCTTTACAAGTCATAGAGTTTTTAACTAATCGTGCTAAAAGCGTGATTTATACTACCGCTTTAAGCCTGTTAGACACCGCTTTAACTTTAGCCCATTTAGAATACTTTATCGCACAAAAACAAAAATTAAAAAATGAGCTTAGCAAACACCAACAGATTATTTTTGAAACTTTAGGTATTAGAACGCTCGCAGGATTTTTTACTTTAGAATTTGAAAGCAATCCCGCTCTTTTAAACGCTCATCATTTTTTGAAAGAAAAGGGGTTTTTAGTGGGAGCTATCCGCCCCCCTACGGTTTCTAAACCCCTTTTACGAGTTTCTTTATCCCTCAAAAACAGCTTAGAAGACACTAAAGATCTTGCGAACACCCTTTTAAATTATTCTAAAATACAATCTTCTTTTAAGAGTGGTTAA
- the hemE gene encoding uroporphyrinogen decarboxylase, whose product MIFIDACFRKETPYTPIWMMRQAGRYLSEYQESRQKAGSFLELCKNSDLATEVTLQPVEILGVDAAILFSDILVVPLEMGLNLEFIPKKGPHFLETITDLKSAESLKIGAYKQLNYVYDTISQTRQKLSKEKALIGFCGSPWTLATYMIEGEGSKSYAKSKKMLYSEPEVLKALLEKLSLELIEYLSLQIQAGVNAVMIFDSWASALEKEAYLKFSWDYLKKISKELKKRYAHIPVILFPKGIGAYLDSIDGEFDVFGVDWGTPLEVAKKILGDKYVLQGNLEPTRLYDKNALEEGVERILKVMGNQGHIFNLGHGMLPDLPRENAKYLVQLVHAKTKR is encoded by the coding sequence ATGATTTTCATTGATGCATGTTTTAGAAAAGAAACGCCTTACACGCCCATTTGGATGATGAGACAAGCCGGGCGTTACCTTAGCGAATACCAAGAGAGCCGCCAAAAAGCGGGGAGTTTCTTGGAATTGTGTAAAAATAGCGATTTAGCCACAGAAGTTACCCTACAGCCGGTAGAGATTTTAGGCGTGGATGCGGCTATTTTGTTTAGCGATATTTTAGTAGTGCCTTTGGAAATGGGCTTGAATTTGGAGTTTATCCCCAAAAAAGGGCCGCATTTTTTAGAAACTATTACGGATTTAAAAAGCGCAGAAAGCCTGAAAATAGGGGCTTATAAACAACTGAATTATGTCTATGATACGATTTCTCAAACGCGCCAAAAACTTTCTAAAGAGAAAGCGTTAATCGGTTTTTGCGGATCGCCTTGGACTTTAGCGACTTACATGATAGAAGGCGAAGGGAGCAAATCGTATGCTAAAAGCAAAAAAATGCTCTATAGCGAGCCTGAAGTTTTAAAAGCGCTTTTAGAAAAATTAAGCCTTGAATTGATAGAGTATTTGAGCCTTCAAATCCAAGCAGGGGTCAATGCGGTGATGATCTTTGACTCATGGGCTAGCGCTTTAGAAAAAGAAGCGTATTTGAAATTCAGTTGGGATTATTTGAAAAAAATCTCTAAAGAGCTTAAAAAACGCTACGCGCATATCCCAGTTATCCTTTTCCCTAAAGGGATTGGTGCTTATTTGGATAGCATAGACGGGGAATTTGATGTGTTTGGCGTGGATTGGGGCACGCCTTTAGAGGTGGCAAAAAAGATTTTAGGCGATAAGTATGTTTTGCAAGGGAATTTAGAACCCACCCGCCTTTATGATAAAAACGCTTTAGAAGAAGGGGTTGAAAGGATTTTAAAAGTCATGGGCAATCAAGGGCATATTTTTAATTTAGGGCATGGGATGCTACCGGATTTACCCAGAGAAAACGCAAAATATTTAGTGCAATTAGTGCATGCTAAAACCAAGCGATAG
- a CDS encoding flagellin A encodes MAFQVNTNINAMNAHVQSALTQNALKTSLERLSSGLRINKAADDASGMTVADSLRSQASSLGQAIANTNDGMGIIQVADKAMDEQLKILDTVKVKATQAAQDGQTTESRKAIQSDIVRLIQGLDNIGNTTTYNGQALLSGQFTNKEFQVGAYSNQSIKASIGSTTSDKIGQVRIATGALITASGDISLTFKQVDGVNDVTLESVKVSSSAGTGIGVLAEVINKNSNRTGVKAYASVITTSDVAVQSGSLSNLTLNGIHLGNIADIKKNDSDGRLVAAINAVTSETGVEAYTDQKGRLNLRSIDGRGIEIKTDSVSNGPSALTMVNGGQDLTKGSTNYGRLSLTRLDAKSINVVSASDSQHLGFTAIGFGESQVAETTVNLRDVTGNFNANVKSASGANYNAVIASGNQSLGSGVTTLRGAMVVIDIAESAMKMLDKVRSDLGSVQNQMISTVNNISITQVNVKAAESQIRDVDFAEESANFNKNNILAQSGSYAMSQANTVQQNILRLLT; translated from the coding sequence ATGGCTTTTCAGGTCAATACAAATATCAATGCGATGAATGCGCATGTGCAATCCGCACTCACTCAAAATGCGCTTAAAACTTCATTGGAGCGATTGAGTTCAGGTTTAAGGATTAATAAAGCGGCTGACGACGCATCAGGCATGACGGTGGCGGATTCTTTGCGTTCGCAAGCGAGCAGTTTGGGTCAAGCGATTGCCAACACAAATGACGGCATGGGGATTATCCAGGTTGCAGATAAGGCTATGGATGAGCAGTTGAAAATCTTAGACACCGTTAAGGTTAAAGCGACTCAAGCGGCTCAAGACGGGCAAACTACAGAATCTCGTAAAGCGATTCAATCTGACATCGTTCGTTTGATTCAAGGTTTAGACAATATCGGTAACACGACTACTTATAACGGGCAAGCGTTATTGTCTGGCCAATTCACTAACAAAGAATTCCAAGTAGGGGCTTATTCTAACCAAAGCATTAAAGCTTCTATCGGCTCTACCACTTCAGATAAAATCGGTCAGGTTCGTATCGCTACAGGCGCGTTAATCACGGCTTCTGGGGATATTAGCTTGACTTTTAAACAAGTGGATGGCGTGAATGATGTAACTTTAGAGAGCGTAAAAGTTTCTAGTTCAGCAGGTACAGGGATTGGCGTGTTAGCAGAAGTGATTAACAAGAACTCTAACCGAACAGGGGTTAAAGCTTATGCGAGCGTTATCACCACGAGCGATGTGGCGGTCCAGTCAGGAAGTTTGAGTAATTTAACCTTAAATGGGATCCATTTGGGTAATATCGCAGATATTAAGAAAAATGACTCAGACGGAAGGTTAGTCGCAGCGATCAATGCGGTTACTTCAGAAACCGGTGTGGAAGCTTATACGGATCAAAAAGGGCGCTTGAATTTGCGCAGTATAGATGGTCGTGGGATTGAAATCAAAACCGATAGTGTCAGTAACGGGCCTAGTGCTTTAACGATGGTTAATGGCGGTCAGGATTTAACAAAAGGTTCTACTAACTACGGAAGGCTTTCTCTCACACGCTTAGACGCTAAGAGCATCAATGTCGTTTCGGCTTCTGACTCGCAGCATTTAGGTTTCACAGCGATTGGTTTTGGGGAATCTCAAGTGGCAGAAACCACGGTGAATTTGCGCGATGTTACCGGGAATTTTAACGCTAATGTCAAATCAGCCAGTGGCGCGAACTATAACGCTGTCATCGCTAGCGGTAACCAAAGCTTGGGATCTGGGGTTACAACCTTAAGAGGCGCGATGGTGGTGATTGATATTGCCGAGTCTGCGATGAAAATGTTGGATAAAGTCCGCTCTGATTTAGGTTCTGTGCAAAATCAAATGATTAGCACCGTGAATAACATCAGCATCACTCAAGTGAATGTTAAAGCGGCTGAATCTCAAATCAGGGATGTGGATTTTGCTGAAGAGAGTGCGAATTTCAATAAAAACAACATTTTGGCGCAATCAGGCAGCTATGCGATGAGTCAAGCCAACACCGTTCAACAAAATATCTTAAGGCTTTTAACTTAG
- a CDS encoding transglycosylase domain-containing protein yields MLKKIFYGFIVLFLIIIGLLAILIAQVWVTTDKDIAKIKDYRPGVASQILDRKGRLIANIYDKEFRFYARFEEIPPRFIESLLAVEDTLFFEHGGINLDAIMRAMIRNAKSGRYTEGGSTLTQQLVKNMVLTREKTLTRKLKEAIISLRIEKVLSKEEILERYLNQTFFGHGYYGVKTASLGYFKKPLDKLTLKEITMLVALPRAPSFYDPTKNLEFSLSRANDILRRLYSLGWISSNELKGALNEVPIVYNQTSTQNIAPYVVDEVLKQLDQLDGLKTQGYTIKLTIDLDYQRLALESLRFGHQKILEKIAKEKPKTNASNDEDEDNLNASMIVTDTSTGKILALVGGIDYKKSAFNRATQAKRQFGSAIKPFVYQIAFDNGYSTTSKIPDTARNFENGNYSKNSAQNHAWHPSNYTRKFLGLVTLQEALSHSLNLATINLSDQLGFEKIYQSLSDMGFKNLPKDLSIVLGSFAISPIDAAEKYSLFSNYGSMLKPMLIESITNQQNDVKTFTPIETKKITSKEQAFLTLSVLMNAVENGTGRLARIKGLEIAGKTGTSNNNIDAWFIGFTPTLQSVIWFGRDDNTPISKGATGGVVSAPVYSYFMRNILAIEPSLKRKFDVPKGLRKEIVDKIPYYSTPNSITPTPKRTDDSEERLLF; encoded by the coding sequence ATGCTAAAAAAGATTTTTTATGGTTTTATCGTTTTATTTTTAATTATCATAGGGTTGTTAGCCATTCTTATCGCTCAAGTTTGGGTAACTACGGATAAAGATATTGCTAAGATTAAAGATTATCGCCCGGGTGTCGCTTCACAGATTTTAGACCGAAAAGGGCGTTTGATCGCTAATATTTACGACAAAGAATTCCGTTTTTATGCGCGTTTTGAAGAAATCCCCCCGCGATTTATTGAAAGCCTTTTAGCGGTAGAAGACACCCTCTTTTTTGAACATGGGGGGATCAATTTAGACGCTATCATGCGCGCTATGATTAGAAACGCTAAAAGCGGTCGTTACACTGAAGGGGGTAGCACCCTAACCCAACAACTCGTTAAAAACATGGTGCTCACACGGGAAAAAACCCTAACCAGAAAACTCAAAGAAGCTATCATTTCTTTACGCATTGAAAAAGTCCTAAGCAAAGAAGAAATTTTAGAGCGCTATTTGAACCAAACTTTTTTTGGGCATGGGTATTATGGCGTGAAAACCGCAAGTTTAGGGTATTTTAAAAAACCCCTTGACAAACTCACGCTTAAAGAAATCACCATGTTAGTCGCCTTACCCAGAGCTCCGAGTTTTTATGATCCTACCAAAAATTTAGAATTTTCACTTTCTAGGGCTAATGATATTTTAAGGCGGTTGTATTCTTTAGGCTGGATTTCTTCTAACGAGCTCAAAGGCGCTCTCAATGAAGTGCCAATCGTTTATAACCAAACTTCCACGCAAAATATCGCCCCCTATGTCGTGGATGAAGTGTTGAAGCAATTGGATCAATTAGACGGGCTAAAAACTCAAGGCTATACCATCAAGCTCACGATAGATTTGGATTACCAACGCTTAGCGTTAGAGTCCTTGCGTTTTGGGCATCAAAAAATCTTAGAAAAAATCGCTAAAGAGAAGCCAAAAACTAACGCATCTAATGATGAAGATGAAGACAACTTAAACGCTAGCATGATAGTTACAGACACGAGCACCGGTAAGATTTTAGCTTTAGTGGGGGGGATTGATTATAAAAAAAGCGCTTTCAATCGCGCCACGCAAGCCAAACGGCAATTTGGGAGTGCGATAAAGCCTTTTGTGTATCAAATCGCTTTTGATAATGGCTATTCCACGACTTCTAAAATCCCTGATACCGCGCGAAACTTTGAAAATGGCAATTATAGTAAAAACAGTGCACAAAACCACGCATGGCACCCTAGCAATTATACTCGCAAATTTTTAGGGCTTGTAACCTTGCAAGAAGCCTTGAGCCATTCGTTAAATCTAGCTACGATTAATTTAAGCGATCAGCTTGGCTTTGAAAAAATTTATCAATCTTTAAGCGATATGGGGTTTAAAAACCTCCCTAAAGACTTATCTATCGTGTTAGGGAGCTTTGCTATCTCACCCATTGATGCGGCTGAAAAGTATTCTTTATTTTCTAATTACGGCTCCATGCTCAAACCCATGCTCATTGAAAGCATCACTAACCAACAAAACGATGTCAAAACTTTCACGCCCATTGAAACCAAAAAGATCACCTCCAAAGAACAGGCTTTTTTAACCCTTTCAGTGCTGATGAATGCGGTAGAAAACGGCACGGGGCGTTTGGCTCGCATTAAAGGTTTAGAAATTGCCGGTAAAACTGGGACTTCTAACAACAATATTGACGCTTGGTTCATTGGCTTTACTCCCACCTTGCAAAGCGTGATCTGGTTTGGGAGAGACGATAACACGCCTATTAGCAAAGGAGCGACAGGAGGCGTTGTGAGCGCGCCTGTGTATTCGTATTTCATGCGCAATATTTTAGCGATTGAACCTTCTTTAAAAAGGAAGTTTGATGTCCCCAAAGGCTTGCGTAAAGAAATCGTGGATAAAATCCCCTACTATTCAACCCCCAATTCCATCACCCCCACCCCCAAAAGAACAGACGATAGCGAAGAACGCTTATTGTTCTAA